One window of Labrys wisconsinensis genomic DNA carries:
- a CDS encoding cupin domain-containing protein — protein sequence MNGEHDHPDDHSHGRPHDHSHGRDHDHSHGRDHGHAHDAGPDERWKHDGVRVIRGDQLDPNTAQTPGMFRQAAINHARVGAQKIWAGTVAIEPNAKTGVHHHGALESVIYVVRGRARMRWGERLQFVAEAGPGDFIFVPPYVPHQEINANPDEVLECVLVRSDNEAVVVNITDVDPVEKPEAVYWVDPIHRKP from the coding sequence ATGAACGGCGAGCACGACCATCCCGACGACCATTCCCATGGTCGTCCCCATGACCATTCTCATGGTCGTGACCATGACCATTCCCATGGTCGTGACCACGGCCATGCCCACGACGCCGGGCCGGACGAGCGCTGGAAGCACGACGGCGTCCGGGTGATCCGGGGCGACCAGCTCGACCCCAACACGGCGCAGACCCCCGGCATGTTCCGCCAGGCCGCCATCAACCATGCCCGCGTCGGCGCCCAGAAGATCTGGGCCGGTACCGTGGCGATCGAGCCCAACGCCAAGACCGGCGTGCACCATCACGGCGCGCTGGAGAGCGTGATCTACGTGGTGCGCGGCCGGGCGCGCATGCGCTGGGGCGAGCGGCTGCAGTTCGTCGCCGAGGCCGGCCCCGGCGACTTCATCTTCGTGCCGCCCTACGTGCCGCACCAGGAGATCAACGCCAATCCCGACGAGGTGCTGGAATGCGTGCTGGTGCGCTCCGACAACGAGGCGGTGGTGGTCAACATCACCGACGTCGATCCGGTGGAGAAGCCGGAAGCGGTGTACTGGGTCGATCCGATCCACCGGAAGCCGTGA
- the derI gene encoding D-erythrulose-4-phosphate isomerase: protein MRIVLGADSAGKPLLDVIAAHLKGRPDLEVKDLSRDGFYADTAGHAAGAIAAGEFDRGILFCGTGIGVAISANKVPGIRAAQTHDTYSAERAAKSNDAHIITMGARVIGPELAKAIVDTWLAAAFDPKGPSVANVEAITRLEQSHRPA from the coding sequence ATGCGGATCGTTCTGGGAGCCGACAGCGCCGGCAAGCCGCTGCTGGACGTGATCGCCGCCCATCTGAAGGGCCGGCCGGATTTGGAGGTCAAGGATCTCAGCCGGGACGGCTTCTATGCCGACACCGCCGGGCATGCGGCCGGAGCGATCGCCGCCGGTGAGTTCGACCGCGGCATCCTGTTCTGCGGCACCGGCATCGGCGTCGCGATCTCGGCCAACAAGGTGCCCGGCATCCGCGCGGCGCAGACCCACGACACCTATTCGGCCGAGCGGGCCGCCAAGTCGAACGACGCCCACATCATCACCATGGGCGCGCGGGTGATCGGGCCCGAGCTCGCCAAGGCGATCGTCGACACCTGGCTCGCCGCCGCCTTCGATCCCAAGGGCCCCTCGGTCGCCAATGTCGAGGCCATCACCCGGCTCGAGCAGAGCCACCGGCCGGCGTGA
- a CDS encoding amidase: MSDGLVEASATEVHRLLLAREITPGDCLDALAARIAVAEPAVNALPTLCFERAREHAARLDALAPEARGLLAGLPVAIKDLTEVEGVRTTFGSRVHEHHVPEGSDLLVETLEARGGIVYAKSNTPEFGAGGITFNDVFGETVNPRAPGRTAGGSSGGAAAALACGSAWLAQGSDLAGSLRTPASFCGVASLRPSPGLIRSGPSALPFEPLAQEGPMARDVADLALFADAMTDGGRRFRDAAARPRAPTRLAFSADLGITRCDPEVAGLVRRLADIASSAGAAVVEAAPDLAGVHEAFDTLRAVGYAVGLGASLTPAQRGLVKPEVAWNIARGQALTGEEIVAALRRQGEIHNRAAAFMAGVDVLVCPAAAVPPPPAGIRYPGHADGVPIPDYYRWLAIAYGITMTALPVITIPVGMTAAGLPVGAQLVGRPWGEAALFEMARFFQEALGWNARPVMPKVAA, from the coding sequence ATGAGCGACGGCTTGGTCGAGGCCTCGGCGACCGAGGTGCACCGCCTTCTCCTCGCCCGGGAGATCACGCCGGGCGATTGCCTCGACGCCCTCGCCGCCCGCATCGCCGTCGCCGAGCCCGCGGTCAACGCCCTGCCGACGCTGTGCTTCGAGCGCGCCCGCGAGCACGCCGCGCGGCTGGACGCCCTGGCGCCGGAAGCGCGCGGCCTGCTCGCTGGCCTGCCGGTGGCGATCAAGGACCTGACCGAGGTCGAAGGCGTGCGCACCACCTTCGGCTCGCGCGTCCACGAGCATCACGTGCCGGAGGGCTCCGACCTCCTGGTCGAGACGCTGGAGGCGCGCGGCGGCATCGTCTACGCCAAGTCCAACACGCCCGAGTTCGGCGCCGGCGGCATCACCTTCAACGACGTGTTCGGCGAGACCGTCAATCCGCGCGCCCCCGGCCGCACGGCCGGCGGGTCCTCCGGCGGCGCCGCCGCGGCGCTCGCCTGCGGCAGCGCCTGGCTGGCGCAGGGCTCCGATCTCGCCGGGTCGCTGCGCACGCCGGCGAGCTTCTGCGGTGTCGCCAGCCTGCGCCCGTCGCCCGGCCTCATCCGCTCCGGCCCGAGCGCCCTGCCCTTCGAGCCGCTGGCGCAGGAAGGGCCGATGGCCCGCGATGTCGCCGACCTCGCCCTGTTCGCCGACGCCATGACCGATGGCGGCCGGCGCTTCCGCGACGCTGCAGCCCGCCCGAGGGCGCCGACGCGGCTCGCCTTTTCGGCCGATCTCGGCATCACCCGCTGCGATCCCGAGGTGGCCGGCCTGGTGCGCCGCCTGGCCGACATCGCGTCCTCGGCCGGCGCCGCGGTCGTCGAGGCGGCGCCCGATCTCGCCGGCGTGCACGAGGCCTTCGACACGCTGCGCGCCGTGGGCTACGCCGTCGGCCTCGGCGCCAGCCTGACGCCCGCGCAGCGCGGCCTCGTCAAGCCGGAGGTCGCCTGGAACATCGCCCGCGGCCAGGCCTTGACCGGCGAGGAGATCGTCGCGGCGCTGCGCCGCCAGGGCGAGATCCACAACCGCGCCGCGGCCTTCATGGCCGGTGTCGACGTGCTGGTCTGCCCGGCCGCCGCCGTGCCGCCGCCGCCCGCCGGCATCCGCTACCCCGGACACGCGGACGGCGTGCCGATCCCTGACTACTACCGCTGGCTGGCGATTGCCTATGGAATCACCATGACGGCCTTGCCTGTGATCACAATTCCTGTTGGCATGACGGCGGCAGGCCTGCCCGTCGGCGCCCAGCTCGTCGGCCGCCCCTGGGGGGAGGCGGCGCTGTTCGAGATGGCACGATTCTTTCAAGAGGCGCTCGGCTGGAACGCCCGGCCCGTGATGCCGAAGGTGGCCGCGTAA
- a CDS encoding ABC transporter ATP-binding protein, which translates to MVKAEDARGLDIVGVSKVFAQPGKPDFKALDDVSLTIRSNEFFTLLGPSGCGKTTLLRMIAGFEHPTLGEIRLDGQSIGALPPFARPVNTVFQSYALFPHLTVAGNIAFGLEMLKRPSAEIAETVTRMLRLVRMEEMRERKIGQISGGQQQRVALARALAPRPKILLLDEPLSALDLKLRKEMQIELKRLQAETGITFIFVTHDQEEALTMSDRIAVMSEGRVLQVGSPREIYEHPTSRFVASFIGETNFLEGTVESAGPGAATVRLPGGATLSAGLPEGAAASGAATIVVRPEHAALVPAPQGTLTGRIESSIYFGTDTHHHVKLADGTPFIVRSQSRRGAEAEFPPGTEVGIAIPDRAAQVLRG; encoded by the coding sequence TTGGTCAAGGCCGAAGACGCCAGGGGGCTCGACATCGTGGGGGTGAGCAAGGTGTTCGCCCAGCCCGGCAAGCCCGACTTCAAGGCGCTCGACGACGTCTCCCTCACCATCCGGTCCAACGAGTTCTTCACCCTGCTGGGACCTTCGGGCTGCGGCAAGACCACGCTCCTCAGGATGATCGCCGGCTTCGAGCATCCGACGCTCGGCGAGATCCGCCTCGACGGGCAGAGCATCGGCGCGCTGCCGCCCTTCGCGCGGCCGGTCAACACCGTGTTCCAGAGCTATGCCCTGTTCCCGCATCTGACGGTGGCCGGCAACATCGCCTTCGGCCTGGAGATGCTGAAGCGCCCGTCCGCCGAGATCGCCGAGACGGTGACGCGCATGCTGCGCCTGGTGCGCATGGAGGAGATGCGCGAGCGCAAGATCGGCCAGATCTCCGGCGGCCAGCAGCAGCGCGTGGCCCTCGCCCGGGCGCTGGCGCCGCGCCCCAAGATCCTGCTGCTCGACGAGCCGCTCTCGGCCCTCGACCTCAAGCTGCGCAAGGAGATGCAGATCGAGTTGAAGCGCCTGCAGGCCGAGACCGGCATCACCTTCATCTTCGTCACCCACGACCAGGAGGAGGCGCTGACCATGTCCGACCGGATCGCCGTCATGAGCGAGGGCCGGGTGCTGCAGGTCGGGTCGCCGCGTGAGATCTACGAGCATCCGACCAGCCGCTTCGTCGCCAGCTTCATCGGCGAGACCAATTTCCTGGAAGGCACTGTCGAGTCGGCCGGCCCCGGCGCCGCCACCGTGCGCCTGCCCGGCGGCGCCACGCTCAGCGCCGGCCTGCCCGAGGGCGCGGCCGCCAGCGGCGCGGCGACCATCGTGGTGCGGCCCGAGCACGCCGCGCTGGTGCCGGCGCCGCAGGGCACGCTCACCGGCCGGATCGAATCCTCGATCTATTTCGGCACCGACACCCATCACCACGTCAAGCTCGCCGACGGCACCCCCTTCATCGTCCGCAGCCAGAGCCGCCGCGGCGCCGAGGCCGAGTTCCCCCCCGGCACCGAGGTCGGCATCGCCATCCCCGACCGGGCGGCGCAGGTGCTGAGGGGGTGA
- a CDS encoding ABC transporter permease, whose protein sequence is MTALASSETAVAAAREHSAEQEARRRDVVRRWLLSAPALLIIFLGAVGPLVIVVVYSFLAPGDYGGVSWKFSTDAWFNVLFERDIFDDSIGFASANISIFWRSVLLSFYTTVLALLVGFPTAFFIATRPERQRDLWVFAITIPFWTNLLIRTLAIMELIRNEGLVNLVLIKLGLIDRPIQILFTDSAVMMGMLYVYLPLMVLPIYASLERFDFRLVEAGYDLYANRFQVLRRVILPIVKPGIVAGSILVFIPSLGAYVTPRLLGGNKSMMLGNLMELQFGQARNWPLGAALALFLTALVTVALIVYVRAVAASTRKAAHG, encoded by the coding sequence ATGACCGCCCTCGCCTCGTCCGAGACCGCCGTCGCGGCCGCCCGCGAGCACAGCGCCGAGCAGGAGGCCCGCCGGCGCGACGTCGTCAGGCGCTGGCTGCTCAGCGCCCCCGCCCTCCTCATCATCTTCCTCGGCGCCGTCGGGCCGCTCGTCATCGTCGTGGTCTATTCCTTCCTGGCGCCCGGCGACTATGGCGGCGTCTCCTGGAAGTTCTCGACCGACGCCTGGTTCAACGTCCTGTTCGAGCGCGACATCTTCGACGACAGCATCGGCTTCGCCTCGGCCAACATCTCGATCTTCTGGCGCTCGGTGCTGCTGTCCTTCTACACCACGGTGCTGGCGCTGCTGGTCGGCTTTCCCACCGCCTTCTTCATCGCCACGCGGCCCGAGCGCCAGCGCGACCTCTGGGTCTTCGCCATCACCATTCCCTTCTGGACCAACCTCCTGATCCGCACGCTGGCGATCATGGAGCTGATCCGCAACGAGGGCCTGGTCAACCTCGTGCTCATCAAGCTCGGCCTGATCGACCGGCCGATCCAGATCCTGTTCACCGACAGCGCGGTGATGATGGGCATGCTCTATGTCTACCTGCCGCTGATGGTGCTGCCGATCTATGCCAGCCTGGAGCGCTTCGACTTCCGCCTGGTCGAAGCCGGCTACGACCTCTACGCCAACCGCTTCCAGGTGCTGCGCCGGGTGATCCTGCCGATCGTCAAGCCCGGCATCGTCGCCGGCTCGATCCTGGTGTTCATCCCCTCGCTCGGCGCCTATGTCACGCCGCGCCTGCTGGGCGGCAACAAGAGCATGATGCTCGGCAACCTGATGGAGCTGCAGTTCGGCCAGGCCCGCAACTGGCCGCTCGGCGCGGCGCTGGCCCTGTTCCTCACCGCGCTGGTGACGGTGGCGCTCATCGTCTATGTCCGCGCCGTCGCCGCCTCGACCCGGAAGGCCGCCCATGGCTGA
- a CDS encoding ABC transporter permease, with protein MAERAFSVRRMPGFSPIAILCFVALYAPLLILVVYSFNAGGSVGAWQGFSMQWYVTAWQNQAVQEVTWRSIEIAVIAMVVSTIVATMAALATTRTAPFRGMGLIDVMINQPLMVPEIVTAVALLIFFALIKLATGYYGLGYLCLAHAAFCIPFAYMPIRARLESMDLSLETAAADLYATPWMAFRRVTLPQLWPGILAGAMLAFVTSLDDVIITEFIKSGGQDTLPTYMLGQMRRAVSPELYAIATIFFLVSVLIVTLFFLVSRKRDG; from the coding sequence ATGGCTGAGCGCGCCTTCTCCGTCCGCCGCATGCCGGGCTTCTCGCCGATCGCCATCCTGTGCTTCGTGGCGCTCTATGCCCCGCTGCTGATCCTGGTGGTCTATTCCTTCAACGCCGGCGGCAGCGTCGGCGCCTGGCAGGGCTTCTCCATGCAGTGGTACGTCACCGCCTGGCAGAATCAGGCCGTGCAGGAGGTGACCTGGCGCTCGATCGAGATCGCGGTGATCGCCATGGTGGTCTCGACCATCGTCGCCACCATGGCGGCGCTCGCCACCACCCGCACCGCGCCCTTCCGCGGCATGGGCCTGATCGACGTGATGATCAACCAGCCCCTGATGGTGCCGGAGATCGTCACCGCCGTGGCGCTGCTGATCTTCTTCGCCCTGATCAAGCTCGCCACCGGCTATTACGGCCTGGGCTATCTCTGCCTCGCCCATGCCGCCTTCTGCATTCCTTTCGCCTATATGCCGATCCGGGCCCGGCTGGAGAGCATGGACCTGTCGCTGGAGACCGCGGCGGCCGACCTCTACGCCACGCCCTGGATGGCCTTCCGGCGGGTGACGCTGCCCCAGCTCTGGCCCGGCATCCTCGCCGGCGCCATGCTCGCCTTCGTCACCTCGCTCGACGACGTCATCATCACCGAGTTCATCAAGTCCGGCGGCCAGGACACGTTGCCCACCTACATGCTCGGCCAGATGCGCCGCGCCGTCTCGCCCGAGCTCTACGCCATCGCCACGATCTTCTTTCTCGTCTCCGTGCTGATCGTGACGCTGTTCTTCCTCGTCAGCCGCAAGCGAGACGGCTGA
- a CDS encoding ABC transporter substrate-binding protein has translation MRLFLKTAAAALAIAASAGIARADGELNIYNWGNYTSPEMIKKFEDTYKVKVTVTDYDSNDTALAKIKAGAHGFDIVVPSSNYVPIFLKEGLLLESRPDQMENFKNVDPRWVNVDFDPGRHYTVPWQWGTTGISINTELYKGDINTWAIIFDTPDELKGKINVVPEMSDVIAAALWYKGFPASCNSDKAQLKVVSDTLVAAKKNWLSMEYGTIEKYAKGDIGASIDWNGAAFRARLANPKIAYGYPKEGQAVWMDNAAIIKDARNVDNAKLFLNFIMAPENAAMLSAFARYANGIKGSEAFMPEDMKNAPEINMPATAKVEFLKTCPPEVTELYSKIWTNLTK, from the coding sequence ATGCGCCTATTCCTCAAGACGGCGGCGGCCGCATTGGCGATCGCGGCCTCGGCCGGCATCGCCCGCGCCGACGGCGAATTGAACATCTACAACTGGGGTAACTATACCAGCCCCGAGATGATCAAGAAGTTCGAGGACACCTACAAGGTCAAGGTGACCGTCACCGACTATGACAGCAACGACACGGCGCTCGCCAAGATCAAGGCCGGCGCGCACGGCTTCGACATCGTCGTGCCCTCCTCCAACTACGTGCCGATCTTCCTCAAGGAAGGGCTGCTGCTGGAGAGCCGCCCCGACCAGATGGAGAACTTCAAGAATGTCGACCCGCGCTGGGTGAACGTCGACTTCGATCCCGGCCGCCACTACACCGTGCCGTGGCAGTGGGGCACCACCGGCATCTCCATCAACACCGAGCTCTACAAGGGCGACATCAACACCTGGGCCATCATCTTCGACACGCCGGACGAGCTGAAGGGCAAGATCAACGTCGTGCCCGAGATGAGCGACGTCATCGCCGCGGCGCTCTGGTACAAGGGCTTCCCGGCCTCCTGCAATTCCGACAAGGCCCAGCTCAAGGTGGTGAGCGACACGCTGGTCGCGGCCAAGAAGAACTGGCTCTCGATGGAGTATGGCACCATCGAGAAATATGCCAAGGGCGACATCGGCGCGAGCATCGACTGGAACGGCGCCGCCTTCCGCGCCCGCCTCGCCAATCCGAAGATCGCCTACGGCTATCCCAAGGAAGGCCAGGCGGTGTGGATGGACAATGCGGCGATCATCAAGGACGCGCGCAATGTCGACAACGCCAAGCTGTTCCTGAACTTCATCATGGCGCCGGAGAACGCCGCCATGCTCTCGGCCTTCGCCCGCTACGCCAACGGCATCAAGGGCTCGGAGGCCTTCATGCCCGAGGACATGAAGAACGCGCCCGAGATCAACATGCCGGCCACCGCCAAGGTCGAGTTCCTCAAGACCTGCCCGCCCGAGGTGACCGAGCTCTACTCGAAGATCTGGACCAACCTAACGAAGTAG
- a CDS encoding penicillin acylase family protein, translated as MPSTTRHTLPGLEQPASIVVDRWGVPHIRARSRRDAFFVQGFNAARDRLWQIDLWRKRGLGLLAADFGPGYLAQDRACRLFLYRGDMAAEWAAYGVPDAQAITEAFVAGINAYVGLTEADPSLLPPEFGALGTRPARWRAEDVVRIRSHALSDNAPSELARARVMALADADTDELRQAVEPKTAPVIPDGLDLAALAPEALDLLALAKAPAGFPPERLAATLDEAGRWAKVVDGRVARAEGSNNWVLAPARTATGRPILASDPHRAYSLPSLRYVAHLQAPGLDVIGAGEPALPGISIGHNGTAAFGLTIFPTDQEDVYVYDTDPDDPHRYRHGADWEAMRVIREAVAVKGAPEQQAELKFTRHGPVVFEDRARRKAYAVRTVWLEPGSAAYFASLAYQAASSLGEFEAALAHWSVPPVNQVYADTSGAIGWIAAAKAPRRPNWNGLLPVPGDGRFEWDGFLPAGALPRALNPAAGFVFSANQMNLPPDFPQEQTRLGHEWLEPSRADRIAAVLAPASGQTLADAMALQTDTLSLPAARVCALLPAELPGPAAALLAGWDRRLDAASPAALLFEVWWHKHLGPAVLDRAAADPAVRALLGDGDVASILDRLERPDPGRDVLLAATLEAAFAECVGLMGADAASWAWGRLHHGFFEHALDRRSDVGPLPVGGSGSTVMNTHYRLPDFRAVTGASFRMVVDVGAWDESRFINAPGQSGDPRSPHYADLAPTWAAGEYLPLAYSREAVDAAAESIIELEPATATQEPLSRPGEGQG; from the coding sequence ATGCCCAGCACCACCCGCCACACCCTCCCCGGCCTCGAGCAGCCCGCCAGCATCGTCGTCGACCGCTGGGGCGTGCCGCATATCCGCGCCCGCAGCCGGCGCGACGCCTTCTTCGTCCAGGGCTTCAACGCCGCCCGCGACCGGCTCTGGCAGATCGACCTCTGGCGCAAGCGCGGCCTCGGCCTGCTCGCCGCCGATTTCGGGCCGGGCTACCTCGCCCAGGACCGGGCCTGCCGCCTCTTCCTCTATCGCGGCGACATGGCGGCGGAATGGGCGGCCTATGGCGTGCCGGACGCGCAGGCGATCACCGAGGCCTTCGTCGCCGGCATCAACGCCTATGTCGGCCTGACCGAGGCCGACCCATCGCTGCTGCCGCCGGAATTCGGCGCGCTCGGCACCCGGCCGGCCCGCTGGCGGGCCGAGGACGTGGTGCGCATCCGCAGCCATGCCCTCAGCGACAACGCCCCGTCCGAGCTCGCCCGCGCCCGGGTGATGGCGCTCGCCGACGCCGACACCGACGAACTGCGCCAGGCCGTCGAGCCGAAGACAGCCCCCGTGATCCCCGACGGCCTCGACCTCGCCGCGCTGGCGCCGGAGGCGCTCGACCTGCTGGCGCTGGCCAAGGCCCCGGCCGGCTTTCCCCCGGAACGCCTCGCCGCGACGCTGGACGAGGCCGGGCGCTGGGCCAAGGTGGTCGACGGCCGGGTGGCGCGCGCCGAGGGTTCGAACAATTGGGTCCTCGCCCCGGCCAGGACGGCGACCGGCCGGCCGATCCTGGCGAGCGACCCGCACCGGGCCTATTCCCTGCCCTCGCTGCGCTATGTCGCCCATCTCCAGGCGCCCGGGCTCGACGTCATCGGCGCCGGGGAGCCGGCCCTGCCCGGCATCTCGATCGGCCATAACGGCACGGCGGCCTTCGGCCTCACCATCTTCCCGACCGATCAGGAAGACGTCTACGTCTACGACACCGACCCCGACGATCCGCACCGCTACCGCCATGGCGCCGACTGGGAGGCGATGCGGGTGATCCGCGAGGCGGTCGCGGTGAAGGGCGCGCCGGAGCAGCAGGCCGAGCTCAAGTTCACCCGCCACGGGCCCGTGGTGTTCGAGGACCGGGCCCGCCGCAAGGCCTATGCCGTGCGCACGGTCTGGCTCGAGCCGGGCAGCGCCGCCTATTTCGCCAGCCTCGCCTATCAGGCCGCATCGAGCCTCGGCGAATTCGAGGCGGCGCTGGCGCATTGGTCGGTGCCGCCGGTCAACCAGGTCTATGCCGACACCTCGGGCGCCATCGGCTGGATCGCCGCGGCCAAGGCGCCGCGCCGGCCGAACTGGAACGGCCTGCTGCCGGTGCCGGGCGACGGGCGCTTCGAATGGGACGGCTTCCTGCCGGCCGGCGCCCTGCCGCGCGCGCTGAACCCGGCCGCGGGCTTCGTCTTCAGCGCCAACCAGATGAACCTGCCGCCGGACTTCCCGCAGGAGCAGACCCGCCTCGGCCATGAATGGCTGGAGCCCTCGCGCGCCGACCGCATCGCCGCGGTGCTGGCTCCCGCGTCCGGCCAGACCCTGGCCGACGCCATGGCCCTGCAGACCGATACGCTGTCGCTGCCGGCGGCGCGGGTCTGCGCGCTCCTGCCGGCGGAGCTGCCCGGGCCGGCCGCCGCGCTGCTCGCCGGCTGGGACCGCCGCCTCGACGCCGCCAGCCCCGCCGCGCTGCTGTTCGAGGTCTGGTGGCACAAGCACCTCGGCCCCGCCGTGCTCGACCGCGCGGCCGCCGATCCGGCGGTGCGGGCCCTGCTGGGGGACGGCGACGTCGCCTCGATCCTCGACCGCCTGGAGCGCCCCGATCCCGGCCGCGACGTGCTGCTCGCCGCGACGCTGGAGGCGGCCTTCGCCGAATGCGTCGGCCTGATGGGCGCGGACGCGGCGAGCTGGGCCTGGGGCCGCCTGCATCACGGCTTCTTCGAGCACGCGCTCGACCGGCGCTCCGACGTCGGCCCGCTGCCGGTCGGCGGCTCCGGCTCGACTGTCATGAACACCCATTACCGCCTGCCCGACTTCCGCGCCGTCACCGGCGCCTCCTTCCGCATGGTGGTCGACGTCGGCGCCTGGGACGAGAGCCGCTTCATCAACGCGCCGGGCCAGTCCGGCGACCCGCGCTCGCCGCACTATGCCGACCTGGCGCCGACCTGGGCGGCGGGCGAATACCTGCCCCTGGCGTACTCCAGGGAGGCGGTGGATGCGGCGGCGGAGAGCATCATCGAGCTGGAGCCGGCGACCGCAACGCAAGAACCCCTCTCCCGGCCGGGAGAGGGGCAGGGGTGA
- a CDS encoding amidohydrolase, with protein sequence MQSHADIIVTHGRVLTMDAARPRAEALAIAGNTILAIGSTAEIAAWRGPATRVIDAQGGTVLPGFNEGHLHLFTGSAELEQLHLFGVKGFEALSAAVRRFAAERPDEPLLIGQSADYTILSDTHRVTRHDLDRIIAERPFIMFAPDHHTAWANTAALEFGGVLQGRRLGPGNEIVMAEDGLAAGELREMEAFQPVIERGASGARERLGLSTGGEPDPAPSPAERARDRATIRRGLAYCASLGITSLQNMDGNFYQLDLIDELAQAGDFLCRARVPFHFKSFMDLDALDKAEAMRERYASERLRSGFVKLFIDGVLDGWTAVMVEDYADRPGWRGEPLFPAERFDAIATEADRRGLQIAVHAIGDGAVRMVLDGYAAARRANGPRDSRHRIEHIEVIHPDDIPRFAELGVVASMQPPHPPGSMGLPLEPTVSRIGEARWPHAYAWNTLRAAGARMVFATDWPVSPLDPIGSIQAAMVRQPWKPGLPDHRQTLMQALASYTAESAHVEFMETRKGRLLPGLLADVVVLGGDLEATEAEALHTVRPVATICDGVMTFGG encoded by the coding sequence ATGCAGAGCCACGCCGACATCATCGTCACCCATGGCCGCGTCCTCACCATGGACGCGGCCCGGCCGCGGGCCGAGGCGCTCGCCATCGCCGGCAACACCATCCTCGCCATCGGCTCGACCGCCGAGATCGCCGCCTGGCGCGGCCCGGCGACGCGGGTGATCGATGCGCAGGGCGGCACGGTGCTGCCCGGCTTCAACGAGGGCCACCTGCATCTCTTCACCGGCTCGGCCGAGCTGGAGCAACTGCATCTCTTCGGCGTCAAGGGGTTCGAGGCGCTGAGCGCCGCGGTCCGGCGCTTCGCGGCCGAGCGGCCGGACGAGCCGCTGCTGATCGGCCAGTCCGCCGACTACACCATCCTCTCCGACACGCATCGGGTGACGCGGCACGACCTCGACCGCATCATCGCGGAGCGGCCGTTCATCATGTTCGCGCCCGATCACCACACCGCCTGGGCCAACACCGCGGCGCTCGAGTTCGGTGGCGTGCTGCAGGGCCGCCGGCTCGGGCCGGGCAACGAGATCGTCATGGCCGAGGACGGCCTCGCTGCCGGCGAGCTGCGGGAGATGGAGGCGTTTCAGCCGGTGATCGAGCGCGGCGCCTCGGGCGCGCGCGAGCGCCTCGGCCTCTCCACCGGCGGCGAGCCCGATCCGGCGCCGAGCCCAGCCGAGCGGGCGCGCGACCGCGCCACCATCCGGCGCGGGCTCGCCTATTGCGCCAGCCTCGGCATCACCAGCCTGCAGAACATGGACGGCAATTTCTACCAGCTCGACTTGATCGACGAGCTGGCGCAGGCCGGCGATTTCCTCTGCCGGGCGCGGGTACCGTTCCATTTCAAGAGCTTCATGGACCTCGACGCGCTCGACAAGGCCGAGGCGATGCGCGAGCGCTACGCCTCCGAGCGCCTCCGCTCCGGCTTCGTCAAGCTGTTCATCGACGGCGTGCTCGACGGCTGGACCGCCGTGATGGTGGAGGACTATGCCGACCGGCCGGGCTGGCGCGGCGAGCCGCTGTTCCCGGCCGAGCGCTTCGACGCCATCGCCACCGAGGCCGACCGGCGCGGCCTGCAGATCGCGGTGCACGCCATCGGCGACGGCGCCGTGCGCATGGTGCTCGACGGCTACGCGGCGGCGCGGCGCGCCAACGGCCCCCGCGACAGCCGCCACCGCATCGAGCATATCGAGGTGATCCACCCCGACGACATCCCCCGCTTCGCCGAGCTCGGCGTCGTCGCCTCGATGCAGCCGCCGCATCCGCCGGGCTCGATGGGCCTGCCGCTGGAGCCGACGGTGTCGCGCATCGGCGAGGCGCGCTGGCCCCATGCCTATGCCTGGAACACGCTGCGCGCCGCCGGCGCGCGGATGGTGTTCGCCACGGACTGGCCGGTCTCGCCGCTCGACCCGATCGGTTCGATCCAGGCCGCCATGGTGCGCCAGCCCTGGAAGCCCGGCCTGCCCGACCACCGCCAGACCCTGATGCAGGCGCTCGCCAGCTACACCGCCGAGAGCGCCCATGTCGAGTTCATGGAGACGCGCAAGGGCCGCCTGCTGCCCGGCCTGCTCGCCGATGTGGTGGTGCTCGGCGGCGACCTGGAAGCGACCGAGGCCGAGGCGCTGCACACGGTGCGGCCGGTCGCGACGATCTGCGACGGGGTGATGACGTTCGGGGGATGA